Proteins co-encoded in one Natronorubrum daqingense genomic window:
- a CDS encoding multiprotein bridging factor aMBF1 — MVQCEMCGAETSSPKTIKVEGAKLDVCSNCTDFGTEVKQPSSSSSSSKYSTSSSKSGSASSSSGGSAASGSSASSSGGSSSQRRSDMFDDMDQLATDYDERVRNAREEKSLSQSELANELNEKASLIRKIERGDTLPSDSAQSKLENFLEIDLSAAGSSGDESEWSGGSSSGSYTLGDVVKRKD, encoded by the coding sequence ATGGTTCAGTGCGAGATGTGTGGCGCCGAGACGTCGTCTCCGAAGACGATCAAAGTCGAGGGTGCGAAACTCGACGTTTGTTCGAACTGCACCGACTTCGGCACCGAAGTCAAACAGCCGTCGAGCTCGAGTTCCTCGAGTAAGTATTCGACCTCGAGTTCGAAATCGGGTTCAGCTTCGAGTTCCAGTGGCGGTTCGGCCGCCAGTGGCTCGAGCGCGAGTTCAAGCGGTGGCTCGAGTTCCCAGCGTCGATCGGACATGTTCGACGATATGGATCAACTCGCGACCGACTACGACGAGCGAGTTCGCAACGCTCGCGAGGAGAAGTCCCTGAGTCAGTCGGAACTCGCCAACGAACTCAACGAGAAGGCGAGCCTGATCCGGAAGATCGAACGCGGCGACACCCTCCCGAGCGACAGCGCACAGTCGAAACTCGAGAACTTCCTCGAGATCGACCTGAGCGCAGCCGGAAGCTCCGGTGACGAATCCGAGTGGTCCGGTGGCTCCTCGTCGGGAAGCTACACCCTCGGCGACGTCGTCAAGCGAAAGGACTGA
- a CDS encoding DUF3054 domain-containing protein, whose amino-acid sequence MESATRLSTRVGSADRRTFTLVAGDLLVLTALVLVGQLEHGMNPLEQPIGALEALAPFVVGWIVVAALAGLYTRPISTSLWETTRLTTVAWLAAANVGLVLRQSVFGSTAAWPFPLVISAFGLVLLVGWRVGFAYVSSSTDT is encoded by the coding sequence ATGGAGTCCGCAACTCGACTGTCCACGCGCGTTGGGAGCGCCGACCGACGGACGTTCACACTCGTGGCCGGTGACCTCCTCGTACTCACCGCGTTAGTGCTCGTCGGGCAACTCGAGCACGGGATGAACCCGCTCGAGCAACCGATCGGTGCGCTCGAGGCGCTGGCCCCGTTCGTCGTGGGATGGATCGTCGTCGCCGCGTTGGCTGGTCTCTACACGCGACCGATTTCGACGTCGCTCTGGGAAACGACGCGTCTGACGACCGTCGCGTGGCTCGCTGCCGCGAACGTCGGATTAGTGCTTCGCCAGTCGGTCTTCGGTAGCACTGCGGCGTGGCCGTTCCCGCTCGTCATCTCGGCGTTCGGTCTCGTCCTCCTCGTCGGGTGGCGGGTTGGGTTCGCGTACGTCTCGAGCTCCACCGATACCTAA
- the tpiA gene encoding triose-phosphate isomerase, whose translation MFVLVNLKTYPCDPVAVAEAVRDVDESTDARLAVAPQATHLERVAETGAETWAQHVDSIDHGSNTGQTLAESVADAGAVGTLLNHSERRLKLADIDGAVQAAERAGLETVVCANNPAQIGAAAALGPDAVAVEPPELIGTGTPVSQADPDVVEDAVDAAQHVDRDVSVLCGAGISTGDDVVAAGDLGSEGVLLASGVAKADDPTAALEDLVEPL comes from the coding sequence ATGTTCGTCCTTGTCAACCTGAAGACCTATCCGTGCGATCCGGTCGCGGTCGCCGAAGCCGTTCGCGACGTCGACGAATCGACCGACGCCCGCCTCGCAGTTGCGCCGCAGGCGACCCACCTCGAGCGCGTGGCCGAGACGGGAGCTGAAACGTGGGCCCAACACGTCGATTCGATCGACCACGGGAGCAACACCGGCCAGACGCTGGCGGAATCCGTCGCGGACGCCGGTGCCGTCGGGACGTTGCTCAACCACTCCGAACGGCGGCTGAAGCTGGCCGATATCGACGGAGCTGTTCAGGCGGCAGAGCGTGCGGGCCTCGAGACGGTCGTCTGTGCGAACAATCCTGCACAGATCGGTGCCGCCGCGGCGCTCGGCCCCGACGCCGTCGCGGTCGAGCCGCCGGAACTGATCGGCACCGGGACGCCGGTCAGTCAGGCTGACCCGGACGTCGTCGAGGATGCCGTCGATGCGGCCCAGCACGTCGACCGAGACGTGTCCGTTCTCTGCGGGGCGGGTATCAGTACCGGCGACGACGTCGTCGCAGCGGGCGACCTCGGTTCCGAGGGCGTGTTGCTCGCGAGCGGGGTCGCGAAAGCGGACGATCCGACGGCCGCCCTCGAGGACCTCGTCGAACCGCTGTAG
- a CDS encoding HalOD1 output domain-containing protein gives MTEMTSPQTAHSAEYDTVQYDQLDSEPLSVTIVTAVATFCNEEVTELEPLHYTINTDALERLFEPRSNGVRSEGALIFEYNDCLITVRADGEIRIESA, from the coding sequence ATGACAGAGATGACATCACCACAGACTGCACACTCGGCGGAGTACGACACTGTGCAGTACGATCAACTCGACTCCGAACCGCTGAGCGTGACTATCGTCACCGCCGTTGCGACGTTTTGCAACGAGGAGGTGACCGAACTCGAGCCTCTCCACTACACTATCAACACCGACGCGCTCGAGCGACTGTTCGAACCCCGATCGAACGGGGTACGATCCGAGGGGGCGCTCATTTTCGAGTACAACGACTGCCTGATCACCGTTCGTGCCGACGGCGAAATTCGAATCGAATCGGCGTAG
- a CDS encoding DHH family phosphoesterase yields MSRAAELVTVLESIDSVAIVCHDNPDPDCLASALALERIATDHGVEEVTITYGGDISHQQNRAFVNMIDISLESIERLEIDDYDCIAFVDHSQPGSNTELPAQITPDIVVDHHPGEPIEVSFEDIRAEVGATATIFVEYLSELETELTTRLASALLFALHRERLDFVRAPTIREYEAALTVYPDADLETLEQLYGSAFSPGTIDAIGHAIATRERRGSSLAASVGRTTETDALPQAADYLLNLEGVDTVLVYGIIEDAIRLSARSIDPRVHIGETLDSAFGDLGPVGGHHDMAGGRIGLGLFADDSNDTDALLAFAGGRLTRRFFDALNLDDDR; encoded by the coding sequence ATGTCCCGCGCGGCGGAACTCGTCACCGTCCTCGAGTCGATCGACTCGGTGGCGATCGTTTGTCACGACAACCCAGATCCTGACTGTCTCGCCAGTGCACTGGCACTCGAACGAATCGCAACCGATCACGGGGTGGAGGAGGTGACGATTACCTACGGCGGCGACATCTCTCACCAGCAAAATCGCGCGTTCGTCAACATGATCGACATCTCGCTCGAGTCGATCGAGCGCCTCGAGATTGACGACTACGACTGTATCGCGTTCGTCGATCACTCCCAGCCCGGATCGAACACGGAACTGCCGGCACAGATTACGCCCGATATCGTCGTCGATCACCATCCCGGCGAGCCGATCGAGGTCTCCTTCGAAGACATTCGTGCGGAAGTCGGCGCGACGGCGACGATTTTCGTCGAGTACCTCTCCGAACTCGAGACGGAACTGACGACGCGACTGGCGTCGGCGCTCCTCTTTGCACTCCACCGCGAGCGACTGGATTTCGTCCGCGCACCGACGATACGTGAGTACGAGGCTGCACTGACAGTCTATCCGGATGCCGACCTCGAGACGCTCGAGCAACTCTACGGGAGCGCGTTCTCGCCGGGAACGATCGACGCGATCGGTCACGCCATCGCGACTCGAGAACGGCGTGGCTCCTCACTCGCGGCGAGCGTCGGTAGAACGACCGAAACGGACGCGCTCCCGCAGGCGGCTGATTACTTGCTGAACCTCGAGGGCGTCGATACCGTCCTCGTCTACGGAATCATCGAAGACGCGATTCGACTCAGCGCGCGTTCGATCGATCCGCGAGTACACATCGGTGAGACCCTCGATAGCGCCTTCGGCGACCTCGGACCCGTCGGCGGACACCACGACATGGCGGGCGGTCGTATCGGACTCGGCCTCTTCGCCGACGATTCGAACGACACGGACGCGTTGCTCGCGTTCGCCGGCGGGCGACTTACTCGTCGCTTCTTCGACGCGCTGAACCTCGACGATGACCGGTGA
- a CDS encoding J domain-containing protein yields the protein MAVVDDRQGGCDGCGRTVPLEELTAITMPDGDRVACCPRCEPHAREAARKCSSIDQRRRTCDGCTDTILASRVEDVVLEDGTVLTCCPTCVAQAPAADSKTTSASSEADESTHTADDTRTRGHAESTDEDETLCTQCNEWVTAERFEITTIDGRSERFCPPCTETAKENGIVKTIGMRKSEAREVLSVDPAASDEEIRAAFHREVKRAHPDRKSGSRSAFQLVTDAYERLQKDA from the coding sequence ATGGCAGTGGTCGACGACCGTCAGGGTGGTTGTGATGGGTGTGGCCGAACGGTCCCACTCGAGGAGCTGACGGCAATCACGATGCCCGACGGCGACAGGGTCGCGTGCTGTCCTCGCTGTGAGCCCCACGCCCGTGAGGCCGCTCGAAAGTGTTCTTCGATCGACCAGCGACGTCGGACCTGCGACGGCTGCACCGACACGATTCTCGCGTCTCGAGTCGAAGATGTCGTCCTCGAAGACGGAACCGTCCTCACGTGCTGTCCAACGTGTGTCGCGCAGGCGCCGGCGGCCGACTCGAAGACGACGTCCGCATCCTCCGAGGCCGACGAGTCGACGCACACAGCAGACGACACACGTACTCGAGGTCACGCCGAGTCGACGGACGAAGACGAGACGCTCTGTACGCAGTGCAACGAGTGGGTTACCGCCGAACGCTTCGAGATCACCACCATCGACGGGCGAAGCGAGCGATTCTGTCCGCCGTGCACCGAGACCGCAAAAGAAAACGGGATCGTCAAAACGATCGGAATGCGAAAGTCGGAGGCTCGGGAGGTGCTCAGCGTCGACCCCGCTGCGAGCGACGAGGAAATTCGTGCGGCGTTCCACCGCGAGGTCAAACGGGCCCATCCCGACCGAAAGAGCGGGAGTCGCTCGGCGTTCCAACTCGTCACGGACGCCTACGAACGGCTTCAAAAAGACGCCTGA
- a CDS encoding zinc ribbon domain-containing protein, translated as MTAAITGVGAYAPRFRISAEAFQDAWGQFQASGVTEKAVAAADEDALTMAYEAADRALEAADVDPETVDWLAFASSTPPLAEEDLTARLGAMLEVSDSATRHVFTGSTRAGTRALWAGMDALEAEASTGLVVAADAPQGDPDDGIDHAAGAGAAAFVIERDGPAEIVDRAEYATPYPGTRFRATGEDATQGLGVTQYDRSAFTETIGGAVSGLEVDPDPTAVAIQAPDGKLPYRAAGAAGVGTDEIQAAATVHELGDLGAASVPVSLVSALEDGYERILGVSHGSGAGADAFVVDVDGDVPAETTLERDESLSYAEYLRQRGVVTTGPPSGGGAYVSVPSWHRSIPQRYTLEAGRCPECGSLAFPPEGACADCNALEEYEPVHLSGEGEIEAVTTISQGGAPPEFAEQQGRSGDYAAAIVALESGDGDETASIAAMGTDAAPDAFAVGDRIETTIRRVYTQEGVTRYGFKVRPAE; from the coding sequence ATGACGGCGGCAATTACCGGCGTCGGTGCGTACGCGCCCCGGTTCCGGATCAGCGCGGAAGCGTTTCAGGACGCCTGGGGCCAGTTCCAGGCGTCCGGCGTCACCGAGAAGGCCGTCGCCGCTGCCGACGAAGACGCGCTGACGATGGCCTACGAGGCCGCCGACCGCGCGCTCGAGGCGGCCGACGTCGACCCCGAGACGGTCGACTGGCTCGCATTTGCGTCCTCGACACCGCCCCTCGCAGAGGAGGACCTCACCGCACGGCTCGGCGCCATGCTCGAGGTCTCCGACTCCGCCACGCGACACGTCTTTACGGGCAGCACGCGGGCCGGAACCCGCGCACTTTGGGCCGGAATGGATGCCCTCGAGGCCGAGGCATCGACCGGACTCGTCGTCGCGGCCGACGCACCACAGGGCGACCCGGATGACGGGATCGATCACGCTGCCGGGGCTGGCGCAGCCGCGTTCGTCATCGAGCGAGACGGGCCCGCCGAGATCGTCGACCGTGCCGAGTACGCGACGCCGTACCCCGGGACGCGATTCCGAGCGACCGGCGAGGACGCAACGCAGGGACTCGGCGTCACGCAGTACGACCGGTCGGCGTTCACCGAAACGATCGGCGGGGCAGTCTCCGGACTCGAGGTCGATCCCGATCCGACGGCCGTGGCGATTCAGGCACCAGACGGCAAACTCCCCTACCGCGCAGCGGGGGCGGCGGGCGTCGGAACGGACGAGATCCAAGCAGCGGCAACAGTCCACGAACTCGGCGACCTCGGCGCGGCGAGCGTCCCCGTCTCGCTGGTCAGCGCGCTCGAGGACGGCTACGAGCGCATACTCGGCGTCTCCCACGGTAGCGGCGCGGGTGCGGACGCCTTCGTCGTCGACGTCGATGGAGACGTTCCCGCGGAGACGACACTCGAGCGCGACGAATCACTGTCCTACGCGGAGTACCTGCGCCAACGTGGTGTCGTCACGACCGGTCCGCCCTCGGGCGGGGGTGCGTACGTGAGCGTCCCCTCGTGGCACCGGTCGATTCCCCAGCGCTATACCCTCGAGGCCGGCCGCTGTCCCGAGTGTGGCTCGCTCGCGTTCCCGCCGGAAGGAGCGTGTGCGGACTGTAACGCTCTCGAGGAGTACGAACCAGTTCACCTCTCCGGCGAGGGAGAAATCGAGGCGGTGACGACGATTTCACAGGGCGGTGCACCACCCGAGTTCGCCGAGCAGCAGGGTCGTTCCGGTGACTACGCGGCCGCAATCGTCGCCCTCGAGTCGGGAGATGGCGACGAAACGGCCAGTATTGCGGCGATGGGAACTGACGCAGCACCCGATGCGTTCGCCGTCGGCGATCGGATCGAGACGACGATTCGACGCGTCTACACCCAAGAGGGCGTGACACGCTACGGGTTCAAGGTCAGACCTGCGGAGTAA
- a CDS encoding thiolase domain-containing protein has product MRDAYLVGAGQSDYGAFPEESYRSLFRTAFEAATESVPGGLETGDIDEAFVGNLGVGGRQLGLSGPAVTEHVGLDGVPCTRVENACAASGFATRQAVQAVKSGMADVALAGGFEIMSDMSSDATKYWLGVSGETEWERLSGTTFSGVYAQMASVHMDEYDTTREHLSRVAVKNHSNGAKNPHAQLGFECSLEDAQSAPVVADPLNLYHCCPTSDGAACALIVSEDVVDDYTDDPIRVAGVGAGSDNVGLFQRDSYTGVPATQHAAQTAYEMADIEPEELDFAEVHDCFAIAELLAYEDLGFCEKGESGQLIESGATELGGEIPVNTSGGLKSKGHPIGATGAGQVVEAFKQLSGAAGERQVENPTRGLTHNVGGSGGASVVHIFEREQETEVSA; this is encoded by the coding sequence ATGCGAGACGCATACCTCGTCGGCGCGGGGCAGTCTGACTACGGGGCCTTCCCCGAGGAAAGCTACCGGTCGCTGTTCCGAACGGCGTTCGAAGCGGCTACGGAAAGCGTACCAGGCGGACTCGAGACGGGAGATATCGACGAAGCGTTCGTTGGAAATCTCGGCGTCGGTGGGCGACAACTCGGCCTTTCGGGGCCAGCAGTGACCGAGCACGTCGGACTCGACGGCGTGCCGTGTACGCGGGTCGAAAACGCCTGCGCAGCGAGTGGATTCGCCACCCGTCAGGCCGTCCAGGCCGTCAAATCGGGTATGGCCGACGTCGCCCTTGCTGGCGGGTTCGAAATCATGTCTGACATGAGCTCCGACGCGACGAAGTACTGGCTCGGCGTCTCCGGGGAGACGGAGTGGGAACGCCTCTCGGGCACCACCTTCTCCGGCGTCTACGCCCAGATGGCCAGCGTCCACATGGACGAGTACGACACCACGCGCGAGCACCTCTCTCGCGTCGCCGTCAAGAATCACTCGAACGGCGCGAAGAACCCCCACGCACAACTGGGCTTCGAGTGCTCGCTCGAGGACGCACAGTCCGCGCCGGTCGTCGCGGATCCGCTGAACCTCTATCACTGCTGTCCGACCTCCGACGGCGCGGCCTGTGCGCTGATCGTCAGCGAGGACGTCGTCGACGACTACACGGACGATCCGATCCGCGTCGCCGGCGTCGGCGCGGGCAGCGACAACGTGGGTCTCTTCCAGCGCGACTCCTACACCGGCGTCCCCGCGACCCAACACGCAGCGCAGACGGCCTACGAGATGGCCGACATCGAGCCGGAGGAACTCGACTTCGCCGAGGTCCACGACTGTTTCGCCATCGCTGAGTTGCTGGCCTACGAGGACCTCGGCTTCTGTGAGAAAGGTGAATCCGGACAGCTGATCGAATCCGGTGCGACCGAACTCGGCGGTGAGATTCCGGTCAACACTTCGGGCGGGCTCAAGTCGAAGGGCCACCCCATCGGCGCGACGGGTGCCGGTCAGGTCGTCGAAGCGTTCAAACAGCTCTCCGGCGCTGCGGGCGAGCGCCAGGTCGAGAACCCGACCCGCGGACTCACGCACAACGTCGGCGGCAGCGGTGGCGCGTCCGTTGTTCACATCTTTGAGCGCGAGCAGGAAACGGAGGTGAGCGCCTGA
- a CDS encoding type 1 glutamine amidotransferase domain-containing protein, with translation MDSALFVVSEEGYWGEECIEPLETLSDAGLEITVATPSGGPPELDETSADPDEVGEETAEHVRTVHENDERLNDPIPTARADAEAYDAVVFPGGHGTEWDVNQDSDARRLLRDAVAGDDGKALVVCHAVGILAFARDSQGAFVVNGRDVTGFPNEWEADIVDENDVMPTGRKLPYWVEDEVITAGGNWDAELEADTSVTVDGDLVTARGPESSSAAAQTLLEELDA, from the coding sequence ATGGATTCAGCACTATTCGTCGTCAGCGAGGAAGGCTACTGGGGAGAGGAATGTATCGAACCGCTCGAGACGCTCTCGGATGCCGGACTCGAGATTACGGTCGCGACGCCGTCGGGTGGACCGCCGGAACTCGACGAGACGTCGGCCGACCCCGACGAGGTCGGGGAGGAAACCGCCGAGCACGTCCGAACGGTTCACGAGAACGACGAGCGATTGAACGATCCGATTCCGACCGCGCGGGCGGACGCCGAGGCGTACGACGCCGTCGTCTTCCCCGGCGGCCACGGCACCGAGTGGGACGTCAACCAGGACAGTGACGCCCGCAGACTCCTCCGCGACGCTGTCGCTGGTGACGACGGCAAGGCGCTCGTCGTCTGTCACGCCGTCGGCATTCTCGCGTTCGCTCGTGATAGTCAGGGCGCGTTCGTCGTCAACGGCCGCGACGTGACCGGCTTCCCGAACGAGTGGGAAGCAGACATCGTCGACGAGAACGACGTCATGCCGACCGGTCGAAAACTCCCCTACTGGGTCGAGGACGAAGTGATCACCGCGGGCGGCAACTGGGACGCCGAACTCGAGGCGGACACGAGCGTCACCGTCGACGGTGACCTCGTTACCGCCCGCGGTCCCGAATCCTCGAGTGCCGCAGCGCAGACGCTTCTCGAGGAACTGGACGCGTAA
- a CDS encoding Hsp20/alpha crystallin family protein, translating to MEDRSNPLEGLEELLERLNRQLETAVRSWESEFDTRSHLDLSVGESAIRLDLADHGDSFVVTVDVPGFETDDLETRLRGETLEISGEREQVRTPRRETDDEPDTAEEVGDETEGDERTQLADATAEYIRREREVTSFSRRIRLPDPVDPDDVTASLNNGILTVTIPKRDSTSGSHTIDIE from the coding sequence ATGGAAGACAGATCGAATCCACTGGAGGGGCTCGAGGAACTCCTCGAGCGATTGAATCGACAACTCGAGACGGCCGTCCGGTCCTGGGAATCCGAGTTCGACACCAGAAGCCACCTCGATCTTTCCGTCGGCGAGTCGGCGATACGGCTGGATCTCGCCGATCACGGCGATTCGTTCGTCGTCACCGTCGACGTCCCCGGATTCGAGACCGACGACCTCGAGACGAGACTCCGCGGGGAGACGCTCGAGATCAGTGGCGAGCGCGAGCAGGTGCGAACACCACGACGCGAAACCGATGACGAACCCGATACTGCTGAGGAGGTCGGCGACGAGACCGAAGGCGATGAGCGAACACAACTGGCCGACGCGACGGCGGAGTACATTCGCCGCGAACGAGAGGTGACATCGTTCAGTCGTCGCATTCGGCTTCCAGATCCAGTCGATCCAGACGACGTAACGGCATCACTCAACAACGGCATCTTGACGGTCACCATCCCGAAACGCGACTCGACCAGTGGGTCACACACCATCGATATCGAGTGA
- a CDS encoding toll/interleukin-1 receptor domain-containing protein, with product MAGEQIYVSHAPADLELVQELFSTVKNFPFGTHIALEEVESGRSRQRLEGRLANSDVVVAVLTAESSTSRWVNQEVGYALAKGIPVIPLADSDRHLGGFLENADSVAITRENPSRTIYDLISRLRSELAPLGALSVPNWYIRFPCTIPDCGHPVTLEIEQDQSKLWKRYEHGKLLSSTCDVCESTYYFDAATIGYVRREDGIL from the coding sequence ATGGCCGGAGAACAGATCTACGTCTCACACGCACCTGCTGACCTCGAGCTCGTCCAGGAGTTGTTCTCGACGGTCAAGAATTTCCCCTTTGGAACACATATCGCGCTCGAGGAAGTCGAATCTGGTCGCTCTCGACAGCGACTCGAGGGCCGCCTCGCGAACAGCGACGTCGTCGTCGCGGTGCTCACGGCGGAATCGTCGACCAGCAGGTGGGTCAATCAGGAAGTCGGGTACGCACTCGCAAAGGGGATTCCCGTGATCCCACTCGCCGACAGCGACCGCCATCTCGGCGGCTTTCTCGAGAACGCCGACAGCGTCGCGATCACTCGAGAGAATCCCTCGCGAACCATTTACGATCTGATCAGCCGACTCCGAAGCGAACTTGCACCACTCGGTGCGCTGTCCGTGCCGAATTGGTACATTCGATTCCCCTGTACGATTCCGGACTGTGGCCACCCCGTGACCCTCGAGATCGAGCAAGACCAATCCAAGCTCTGGAAGCGATACGAACACGGGAAACTGCTGTCGTCGACGTGTGACGTCTGCGAGTCGACGTACTACTTCGATGCGGCGACGATCGGATACGTTCGCCGAGAAGACGGCATTCTCTAG